From the Manis javanica isolate MJ-LG chromosome 11, MJ_LKY, whole genome shotgun sequence genome, one window contains:
- the ASCL2 gene encoding achaete-scute homolog 2, whose product MDSRVQPRPAPPVPGVSGGCAARRRPASPELLRCSRRRRPGAAETGAGAAAVARRNERERNRVKLVNLGFQALRQHVPHGGASKKLSKVETLRSAVEYIRALQRLLAEHDAVRAALAGGLLAPGVRPPVPRGPSGIPAAAASPSCASSSPGRGGSSEPGSPRSAYSSDDSCCEGALSSSESELFDFSSWLGDY is encoded by the coding sequence ATGGACAGCCGCGTGcagccccgccccgcgcccccaGTTCCCGGCGTCTCGGGCGGCTGCGCCGCTCGGCGGCGACCCGCGTCTCCGGAGCTGCTGCGCTGCAGCCGGCGGCGGCGACCAGGCGCAGCGGAGACGGGGGCTGGCGCGGCAGCCGTGGCGCGGCGCAATGAGCGCGAGCGCAACCGCGTGAAGCTGGTGAACTTGGGGTTCCAGGCGCTGCGGCAGCATGTACCGCACGGCGGCGCCAGCAAGAAGCTGAGCAAGGTGGAGACGCTACGCTCGGCGGTGGAGTACATCCGCGCGCTGCAGCGCCTGCTGGCCGAGCACGACGCGGTGCGCGCAGCACTGGCCGGGGGGCTGCTGGCGCCAGGCGTGCGGCCCCCGGTGCCCCGCGGGCCCTCTGGGATCCCCGCCGCTGCCGCCTCGCCCTCCTGCGCTTCGTCGTCACCAGGCCGCGGAGGCAGCTCGGAGCCCGGCTCCCCGCGCTCTGCCTACTCTTCGGACGACAGCTGCTGTGAGGGCGCGCTGAGTTCCTCTGAAAGCGAGCTTTTCGACTTCTCCAGCTGGTTAGGGGACTACTGA